In one window of Arachis ipaensis cultivar K30076 chromosome B06, Araip1.1, whole genome shotgun sequence DNA:
- the LOC107604931 gene encoding NAC domain-containing protein 100 has product MEEPVVVNKGEEPLDLPPGFRFHPTDEEIITYYLTEKVMNSSFSATAIGEADLNKSEPWDLPKKAKMGEKEWYFFCQKDRKYPTGMRTNRATDSGYWKATGKDKEIFKGKGNLVGMKKTLVFYRGRAPKGEKTNWVMHEFRLEGKFANYNLPKAAKDEWVVSRVFHKNTDVKKTTTPSSSSSIIPGLLRINSIGDDLLDCSTLPPLMDPHPTPLDTTKSDGYYFPSFSSSHQILNIKPEEHNTSHQIPITNYQIPNFNTTLSSSSSHQIRLQNHLNLFSSSSSNNNYHNSSWPTYYDEVHHHHQDDILLRAIASKNYSNGGGGAGECKVEQFSSGNQSVVSVSQETGLSNDRTTNDTSSVVSKQQHNNRTLYEDLEGPSSSVAPLSDLECLWDTY; this is encoded by the exons ATGGAAGAGCCTGTGGTAGTTAACAAAGGCGAGGAGCCGCTGGATTTGCCACCAGGTTTCAGATTCCACCCAACAGACGAAGAAATCATCACTTATTACCTCACCGAGAAGGTCATGAACAGCAGCTTCAGTGCAACTGCCATAGGTGAAGCCGATTTGAACAAATCCGAACCCTGGGATTTACCAA AGAAAGCAAAGATGGGAGAGAAGGAGTGGTACTTCTTTTGTCAGAAGGACAGGAAATACCCGACGGGGATGAGGACCAATAGAGCAACGGATTCCGGTTACTGGAAGGCAACCGGAAAAGACAAAGAGATTTTCAAAGGGAAAGGGAATCTCGTTGGGATGAAGAAAACGCTTGTTTTCTACCGAGGTAGAGCTCCCAAGGGTGAAAAGACCAATTGGGTCATGCATGAGTTCAGATTGGAAGGCAAATTTGCCAATTATAACCTCCCCAAGGCTGCAAAG GATGAATGGGTTGTGTCGAGGGTTTTTCACAAGAACACAGATGTAAAGAAGACTACTACcccatcctcatcatcatcaataaTTCCTGGCCTTTTGAGGATCAACTCAATAGGCGATGATCTTCTAGATTGTTCCACACTCCCACCTCTCATGGACCCTCACCCTACTCCTCTCGATACAACAAAATCCGACGGCTATTATTTCCCCTCCTTCTCATCATCACATCAGATTCTCAATATCAAGCCCGAAGAACACAACACAAGCCACCAAATTCCCATCACCAACTACCAGATTCCAAATTTCAACACCACACTCTCTTCTTCATCATCTCATCAAATCAGACTACAAAATCATCTCAACttgttctcatcatcatcatcaaataaCAATTACCATAATAGCTCGTGGCCAACCTATTATGATGAGGTCCACCACCATCATCAAGATGATATTCTACTAAGAGCAATCGCGTCAAAGAACTATAGCAACGGAGGAGGAGGCGCCGGCGAGTGCAAGGTGGAGCAATTCTCCTCCGGCAACCAGTCAGTGGTGAGCGTTTCGCAAGAGACGGGGCTGAGCAACGACAGAACCACCAATGACACGTCATCGGTGGTTTCGAAGCAGCAGCATAATAATAGAACATTGTACGAGGATCTTGAAGGTCCTTCTTCATCAGTTGCACCTCTTTCAGATTTGGAATGCTTGTGGGATACCTACTGA